Within Butyrivibrio fibrisolvens, the genomic segment AGGAGATCTCGATATATTCTCAAGGGTTATGATACCCATCATTCTGTCATTGCCCTCTTCAGTGTCTCTGGCAATGAATTTGGCTCTGATAACAAACAGTTCTCCGCATAATATAAAATCCTGTGCAACAACATCATTATCATGAGACAGTGAGTGGAAGAGCTCACGCATCTTATGATAGTACTGTCTTCTGTTATCATTAAGATACTTCTGGGCAAGTTCTACGCTGTCTATATCAACCTGACTGATCGTATATCGAAATGCCTCATTGGTATACATGAGCTTAAACATATCATCTTTAAGTTCTACGATAGCAACAGCTCGTGAAGTCCTCATCTTAGTTCCATCAGGTCTTACTATCTTAGAAAAAATAGACGAGTCGAGCACATTAGCATAGCTGACTTCACCATAGAACTTTCTGTCATGATCCGTTTCTGCAGTCTCAGGCTTCTGGCCGAATATATGAATATATTCATCATCAGGCGGTACAGGCTTATGATACAGATATCCCTGCATCATGTCGCATCCCCACTCGCGGAGAGCATCTACATGCTCATTGGTCTCAACACCTTCTGCAAGGGTCTTCTTGCCGAGCTTTTTAGATATGTTGATAATAGCCGGGATGATAATATGGGACTTATCATCAAATGTACGAAGGAAAGTCATATCGATCTTGATAAGATCAAAATCAAACTCCTTCATAACATTCAATGAAGAGAAGCCGCTTCCAAAATCATCCATCCACACTTCATAACCTGCTTCATGAAATTTGGCTATAACTTCTTTCATGAACTCAGGTTCGCGCATAAGAACAGACTCGGTTATCTCTATACGTATGTACTTTGGATCCACATCATATTCAGAAGCAGCCTTCTTGATCTCAGAGAAGATATCGCACATCTCGAAATCTATCCTGCTAAGATTAACTGAAAAAGGCACCGCAGTCCCATACTGGGAATACCATCTGTTAAAATTCCTGCAGGCAGCTCTTACAATAGCAATATCAAGTTTATAGATCTGCTTGCATTCCTCCAAAATACCTATGAATTCTGCAGGATTCATAAATCCATATATAGGATCATTCCATCTTGCAAGGACTTCAACTCCAGCCAGCCTTCCTGACAATGTTCTCATTATAGGTTGAATCCAGGCCTGAATATTGCCATTTGCTATGGCATTATCAAGTTCATTTATGATATATCTTTTTCTACGGATCTTAAATCCCAGTTCATCATCATAGAAACGGACATTCTGAGAATATACGCCTTTAATGGCGTCCATGGCATCTTTGGCTCTGTCACAGGCATTCATGACACTTTCGTGAACATCTTCAAGTCTGTATATTCCGGCATCGAACATGATCTCCCTAAAAGTGTACATCTCATGAAGTACTCTTTGAACTTCTTCGATACCTCTGAGCGCTTCATCCTCAAAGCACATAACAACGAAATGATCGGCAAAAAAATAGCCACAGGTTCTTCCATAGAAAACTTCTTTTATTATAGTTCCAAAGCTCTTTAATACTTCATCGCCTTGTTCAAATCCAAACTCTTCATTAATGCCCTTAAAATCCCTGATATCTATATATATAAATACAATAGTCCTTGAATCGTGTTCTCTGACCTCTCCAAGTATAATTTTAGAGATTTTTCTAAAAGATGAGATGCTAAGAAGACCGGTCAAAGGATCAGTCTCACTGCTTTTGTATATCTTGGTATAGAAATCATAATCAAAATTGTTCCTATCTGTAACGCATTTAATATCAGGCATTATAGCTCCTTCAAGGAATTCTAAATCCGTTTAATTCATACAAATGAGGTAGGTGTCAAAAGTTCCTTTTGACACCATATGGCTAAATAATTGCCATGATCAAATACAGAAATACTCTATATCTACTTATATCGGTTTTTAAATTTTTTCCTTGAGATAAGCAGATATTATTTCTGCAGATTTTGCATGACTAATGGCGCCGGGATGTTGTCTTGAACCAAATCCTTCACCTTCAGTATCCGGAAGCGCCAGATAGGAAGCTTTGGTATCTCCAGTCTCATCTACATATTCATTTACTGCTTCTTCAAGATACTGTCCAAGACCATATCCTATCATCCCGTATACCCAGACAAGCTGCGCATCCGGATTATCCTTTCTTAGCGTTTTGAGAAAAGATATAACGCTTTTTTTGATAACATCTATATCACTATCTCTATAGCTTCCATCATCATTAAGTGTCTTCTTATAAACTGCAAGCGTCTCAGGGTCTGTATATTCAGGGCTTCTAAAAGCGCCTTCATCATTGGTTCCTAAGTTAATAACTACAGCGTCCGCTTTCCAGGAATTAAAGTCATGATCTGATACGCCCCTTTGACACCTGTCGCTTTCATATACAAGAGGAAGTGTACTATATATATTATTGTCCCAGCCGCAGGAAACTCCCCATCCGCTCTGTGATATAAGCCTGTACTCAGCATTAAGGTTATGTGCTGTCTTAACACCGTAATGATTGATGGTGCTAAAATAAGGACTTATCCAGTCCATAGCATCATGGGCTCCAATAAGGCCTTCGCCACTTGTAATACTGTCTCCGACAAATTCGATCCTGTACTTATAATCCGGTGTCTTTAATACCTCGCCGTCATATAACAGAGAATTTAATATGACAAAAGAGTCAGGATCATCAGGCATTGCCTGCGTCTCTTTTATAATTCTGATGTTGTGGCTTGTAGATGGATCCAGTCCCTTTAGCATTATGACTTTATTAGTCCCCTCCTGAACCGGCATATGCATGATCCAGGCACCGTCCATAATAAGGCTTATCCACGGCTGATAGACAGAATCTCCTCCTGTTATCTCGATCCCAAGTTCTAAACCTCTAAATATAAATTCGACGCCGCTTCCTGACCAGATAAGCTCAAGCCCAGTATCTGTCACCGGAGTCCTTCCAAGTATCCTTACATTTTCCCAGTTTTCATTTGCTACCATAAGTTCCTCCCGAGTTTAAATCATGTCACTAACATAAATGGTCATTTTTGCTAAGTACAAAGAATTATTAGTAATAGTATCTTAAACATCATGATGATATTATAAATGAAGCGGGTACAGCATACAAAGACTAATTGCATTCAGGGGGAGCATTAACATGATAATCTCATTAAATGGCAGCTTTAACTGCTCTTTTGAAGGAACAGATATTTCTTCATCCAATCTGTCTGTTCCGGGGACAATTCAGGCATCAAAAATAGCGCCGCATACACAAGAACGTGATACAGGTAATCTTACAGATGAGCATGAATACAGCGGCACAGTAATGCTAAGCAGACAGATGACTATACCACAAGGATATGATTCATATATTCTTAGTATAGAAAGAAGCCGTATCACCAAGCTCTATATAGACGGACAGCCTGTAGGAAGGCGCGACTCTCTTATAGCACCTCACGTATATGACATCACTTCATATATCACAAGAGAAGATACCCTCATACAGATAGAAATAGATAACAAGAACTATCCATGCCCAGGCGGGCACCTGACATCCAAAGATACTCAGACCAACTGGAGCGGTATCCTTGGAGATGTGTATATTAAGTGCACCAGGAAGGCACATATTGTATCTGCAAGCGTAAAAACTGACTATGACAAGAAGTCAACATATCTCACTATAAATGTAGCTAAAAACTTCCCTTCAGATAAGGTTAATATCAAAGTCCGCACTTCTTTATGTAAGCTTCTGGACAAGTATCTAAATAAGGACGCTGATCCGTCTGAGTTTAAGAAGTTCAGAGATGATATAAGCATTGCCGCCAAGGGAACAAATTATGATATATTAAAAGAATATCTTGAGATAACAGAAGATATTCTTAAACCTCAGGAATTTACAGAGTCTTCCAATACTGATTCTAAATCTTTTGGCCTTGCAGATACTAAGTATATAAATGCCAAATATGCAAATACCAGCTATATAAAAACTTATTCAGATAATAACAATGATAGTATTTCTGATAATTATTCTGGTAATACCCATGATGGTATTTCTGATAATTGCTCAGATGATAACATATGTTCTTTTACCTATGAGCTTGACCTTACTGCTTCAGATAAGGGTGTATTTGAATGGGATACATTCACTCCTTACCTGTATGTTTTTGATATAGATCTATGCGATGAAAGCGGATCTGTCCTTGACAGCACCAAAGCTGTATGCGGACTTAGAAGTCTGAAAGCAGATGGCAATGATCTTCTATTAAATAACCGTCCTATTTTCCTAAGAGGAAGGCACTGCGGTCTTCTCTTTCCAATGACAGGTTTTGCTCCTATGAACGCATGTGGATGGCTATATGACATGATGATATCAAGAAGGTGGGGGATCAATCATTACAGATTCCATTCTTGTACACCGCCTGATGCAGCCTTTCTTGCTGCCGATCTACTTGGAATCGTGATACAGAGTGAGATGGAGATATGGGGTTCCTGGCTCATGGAAGATGAAGAGGGATATGATGCTACAATGCAGCAGTACCTTACCATGGAAGGATATCGCATGATATCTTTATTTGCGTCCCACCCTTCTTTTTGCATGTTTGGATGTGGCAACGAACTTTGGGGTAATCCAAAGGCTCTTGGTAAGCTCCTTGCAGGATTTAAGATGATCAATCCAGACCTTCTGTATACTCAGGGCTCCAATACTTTCCAGTTCTCACCCAACATACAGCCGGAAGATGACTTCTTCGTAGGAGTACGCTTCTCCACAGACAGACTCATACGAGGTTCCTATGCCCTATGCGACGGGCCTTCTGGACATATCCAGACTATGCCTCCAAGAGCAGACTATACTTATGATGCCAATATAAGACCTGATCTTATCACTTACCAAAATAATATAAACAATGAAACTGGTAAATCTGATATTTCAGAACCTGCATCTACAACCACCATCCAGTTTGGTACTACTGTCAAGGAAGTTGCTCTTACATCAAAGGAGGAACTGATCCCTCACATACCTGTCATCTCCCATGAAACAGGTCAGTTCGAGACCTATCCTGACTACGATGAGATAGATCACTACACAGGAGTTCTCAAAGCCTACAATATCGCCGCTCTCAAAGATAATGCCATTAGGATGGGGCTTTTTTCAAATGCCGGGAAGTTTTTCAAAAATTCCGGAGCACTTGCTATGCAATGCTATAAGCATGAGATGGAGGATGCACTTGCATCAAGATACCTTGCAGGAACCCAGCTTCTGGATCTTCAGGACTATACGGGACAGGGAACAGCCCTTATAGGAATCCTTAATTCTCTTATGGAAAATAAAGGCCTTATATCCCCTGAAAAGTTCAGACAGTCATGGGACGATATCGTAGTGATGGCAAGGTTTAGAAGCTATATCCATACCCCCGATGAAAGCTTCACCTTCGAGCCGATGATAGCCTATTATGATAAGAACATACATCCTGATATGATGCTCAAAGTATTACTCATCTCCTGTCCTAATGAAAGCGAAACAAATACTAAGACTATTGATAATACTACTTCTGACAGTGCTATTGTTAAAAATACTATCAATAATAGTACTATTATTAACAACACTATTATCGACAGTTCTATTCTTGACTGCACAATTATTGACAGTAGTATTGTTGAGATTCCGCATATTGATTCACAGGGAAGGATCACACTTCCGGAAGTCACATTGAACTTCCCTGAAAGCTCTACTCCTGAAAGATATGAACTCAAACTATATCTTATAGACAGCTCAAGTTGTAATAATAGTAATAATATACTTGCTACTAATACATATACGCTCTATTCATATCCAAAGATACCGGAAAGCGTCATATCATCTGCTGCCACAGATTTTGCAGATGACCCATATGTTACAACCAGCGCGACAGCTGCTATAAACAAGGTAAGAGAAGGTCATAGTATCCTTCTATATCTACAGGATAAGGAAAATACCAATTCAATTGCCGGTACATACTGCACTGACTTTTGGTGCTATCCTATGTTCAAGAGTATCTCAGAGAGAATGAATAAGCCCGCAGCTGTAGGAACACTTGGCCTATGTATAGATGATACAAGTCCTGCCCTTAAAACCTTTAATACACGCACCTACTCTGAGCCTAACTGGTATGAGATCGTGACAGCGTCAAGATCTACTATTCTTGATGATACAAGCATAGAACCTATAGTCGCTACTATAGACAATGCCAGCAGAAGTCACCGCTTAGGACTATTATACGAGATACAAATAGAAGGTACAAACGCTTATATACTCGTCTGCACCTCCGATATTCCAAGGCTTATAACTTCTAATGTTAAGGAAGCATATGCCCTTCATAAAAGTTTATTAAGTTATGTAAAGGACACTTCCAAGCATGAAAATGCCAATAAGATAACGCCTGAAATCTTTAATAGATTATTTACAGCAATCTAAATTTCCAGATACTAACCAAAACTACCCACTTGAACAGACTAGCATTCACAAAGTCTTTACAAGGGGGTAGTTTGAGTTAATAAGTATTAATATTTGGGATTTACCGGCTTTGACATGAACAGTTCCGGGCAATAGCCGCTTTCTTTTACTTTGTCATAAGCTTGTTTAAGCTTAGCTTCATCATCGAAGATTCCAAATACTGTAGGGCCGCTTCCTGTCATAATGGATCTGACTGCGCCGCCGTCTTCCATAAGTGCTTCGATCTTCCCTATAATGTCATATTTACTCTTAGTAACAGGTTCAAGTACATTGGAAAGTCGCTGGCATACGCCGCCAAGATCGCCACTTCCTATAGCATCGCACATTCCGTCTATGTCCGGATGGAATTCAATCTCTTTGCTGTCAAGCTCTGTATATACCCAACCGGTTGATACGTTAATATCCGGCTTACCTACAAGGATGTAGCAATCAGGCATATCAGGAAGAGCTGTAAGAACTTCTCCGATACCTTCAGAGAGCATGGTCCCTCCCATGATGCAATATGGAATATCTGCGCCTAGCTTTACAGCCATCTCGCACATCTCTTCCTTGGTAATAGGAAGATCAAAAAGTTCCTTCATACCATAGAAAGCAGCTGCCCCGTCTGTACTTCCGCCAGCCATTCCTGCTGCAACAGGGATTCTTTTTTCAAGGTGCACATCCACGCCTTCCTTGATATCATACTTCTCCATCAAAAGGGCGCATACCTTATAGATAAGATTGTGCTCATCTGTTGGGATTGTGTCTTTATTAGCTGTAAGTCTTATTTTGCCAAGGTCGTTTTTTTCAAACGTAAGTGTGTCGTAGATATCAACATTCTGCATTATCATGCGGACAATATGATATCCATCCTCTCTTCTTCCTGTAACATCAAGACCTAAATTTATCTTTGCATATGCTTTTCTTGTGATCATATTTCCTCACTTTCACTTAGTATTATCCACTTTAACTGTCTACTTGATTACTGCAGTATCCTCGAAGGCTCTACAGCGGTACATAGACCCCGTAGGACAGAATAATAATACTTCTTTCAACCTCAATTCTAACACAAATATCGCAGTTCGGCTTCCATGCCTGAATTTTTCCTCAAAAGCTATAAAGTTTTAGTCTTTTGCATCCGATAATGAGAATGTAGGAGTATAACCTTTTTTGGCAGTATTATGTTCTATGCTGGAAGAGCATATGCCAAAGAGAATAGATGTATTATCTAAAATACGCACTCGTAATGCACAGGCAGGTGCAATGAGTTCGTGGAAAGGAGTCCAATTATGAGTGTAGAATCAATTAACAGCGTATCTTCTATTAACACCGGCAACTATCAAGCGCCCCCCGTTGCAGCTAAAAAGGAGAATGCAGAGGAAGTAAAATCTTCTTCTGAAAACAGCGGCGTTGTATATGAAAAATCAGATAGTGCCAAAGTCGATGATTCCAAGAAGACCTACAAACCCAACACAGCTCTTGTTCAGCAGTTAAAGGCTGATCAGGAAGCTCAGAAGCAGAATCTCATCAATATTGTCAACAAGATGATGAGTAAACAGACCGGAGCTTATGCAACTTCTGTATTTGGAAGTGATTCTGATGATATCTGGAAGTTCCTTGCAAAGGGTGACTTCACAGTTGATCCAGAGACCAAGGCACAGGCTCAGGCTGATATTGCAGAAGGTGGTTATTGGAGCGTAGAAGAGACTTCCAAGAGAATCCTTGACTTTGCAACAGCTATCACCGGCGGCGATCCTTCTAAGCTTGAAAATATGCGTGATGCATTCCTTAAGGGATACAAACAGGCCGAAGAGACTTGGGGCGGCAAACTCCCTGAGATCTCCCAGAAGACCTATGATGCAGTACTAAAAGGATTTGATGAAAAAGCCAAAGAATATGGCATCGAAGACTGGAAGTCTGTATCAGAACAGGCATAACTGAATATTAATAAAGGCGTTTCGTGGTCATGCTACGAAACGCCTTTTTTATAGATACACCATTGTAATAATAACAATCGTCACAATTGGAGCGAGTACAAAATCTAACCTTTATATACGTTAATCATTACACCATATTTCTATAAATCTATCAAATCTTGGAAGCCGTGCTTCAAGGTAGCCTCTTTGATTTGCAGAAAAGAAGTGCTTTTCAATAAGACGATCTCTGTACATGTTATAAGTGTCTGGATTAGACATATTTGCTTTAGTATCTTTTGCCTTTCCAGTCTTACCCTTATAAAAACTTCGTATGAATTCCTGTTCCTTGTCAGTCAGCTCAGGCCAATCGAGATTATAAGATTTAAACAGTGTTCTCTCATAGTCAGGAATCAAATCTTCAAGTGTTTCTGTTTCCTTTTTATTAAAATATAATGAACCTAGCACCTGATATGCATACGCATAGCCCAATGTCATGTCGTATAATTTTTTTGCTTCTGCAGCATCCACACCAAGATATTTTTCATAGTTATTTGCAATATCAAATTTATCTAGTGGCTTCACTTCTCTCGTGTCTCCACGCCTAAAAAATGACAGACTTTTGGAAATCGCCTGATTACTTGGATTGTTCCTGCTAGTTGTAAAAAATTCTTCTATATTTTTTGAAAGTCCACTCACAACTAGATATACGCGTTTACCTCGGTTAAACATAGTCCCCAATATAGAAAGGAGTTCTACTGTACTATCCGTTCTGGAAATATCATCTATCATAACAAGGACATTGAGATTTTTCTTGTTCGCTTTAGCAATCATACTTGCCAATACAGCCTCTTTATCATAAAAGTTATTATTCTCAGCATAGGTTTTTGTTATTTCTATGCTTCCCTTACCAGATATAATTGGAATTCCGCCTTCAGCAGTTGCATTAGTTTTTACTGAAGTTTCTGTCTTTTGTTCGTTAATAAAATCTTCTTGACTAAGATATGATATAAGTGCTGTTACTCCACTGCCCTCTGCCGCTAATGGATACACAAGCCAGTTTTTATCTTTCTCAAGTGCCTGTAACACCTTACCATATTCCACAGATTTCCCGGAGCCTCTAAGTCCTGTTATTTTATATACATATTTTGACGATTCACTGCTTTTAAAATTTGTAATTATTTCATCTGCTATACCACAATCAATATATGGTTTACCTGCCACTCCTGGTGTAAGAGTAAAGGGATCAATCCTAACATTCATAACAGCTCCTCTCTTTTACTATTATTTTATAGCATTTCTTTTTACGCTTTTTATTTGTTTTTACTATTTTTTACGCTTATATATTAATATTTACGCTTTTTTACTATTTTTTACGCTTGTATATTACTATTTACGCTTTTTTACTATTTTATTCTTTTTTTTTACTATTCATCAATAATATTTACGTTTTTTATTTTGTCCGAAAATATTAAAGGCATTTCGTAATTATGCTACGAAACGCCTTTTTTCTCTAAATACACTCGTATTAAAATTACCATTGTCACAATTGGGGCGACCACAAAGTCTAATATCCCCAAAGTCAATCCTCATTCTTAATTAGATACTTATTATTGTCTTGTCATCCACTCTTGCAATAAATACAAACCACTCAGGCTTCTTCAGTTTAAGTCTATTCTTCTGAATTCCTTCGCCGCACCATTCCCCCTGTAAAACAATGCTCTGGAATCCAGGGATCTTATCACCCCCGCCACCCCATCGTTATCAAACTCATTTTTGTCTTCATTATGTGTTCCCCCTTTAAAATAACCAAGTCACATTTTTTCCGGTAATTTATTGGATTTTCACCGACAAAAATGTGACTTTATATACAAATAATATACACTCAAACAACTACAAAGCAATCATTCATGCACAGCGCCGATGATCTCACCAATATCATCAAGCTTCTGATCCTGCATATACTTCTCTATTCCATCTACAACCTTCTCAGTAGCATATGGATCATGGAAGTTCATCATGCCTACAGCAACACCTGTAGCTCCTGCCAGCATGAACTCTATTGCATCCTCACCTGTTGCGATTC encodes:
- a CDS encoding GGDEF domain-containing phosphodiesterase, whose protein sequence is MPDIKCVTDRNNFDYDFYTKIYKSSETDPLTGLLSISSFRKISKIILGEVREHDSRTIVFIYIDIRDFKGINEEFGFEQGDEVLKSFGTIIKEVFYGRTCGYFFADHFVVMCFEDEALRGIEEVQRVLHEMYTFREIMFDAGIYRLEDVHESVMNACDRAKDAMDAIKGVYSQNVRFYDDELGFKIRRKRYIINELDNAIANGNIQAWIQPIMRTLSGRLAGVEVLARWNDPIYGFMNPAEFIGILEECKQIYKLDIAIVRAACRNFNRWYSQYGTAVPFSVNLSRIDFEMCDIFSEIKKAASEYDVDPKYIRIEITESVLMREPEFMKEVIAKFHEAGYEVWMDDFGSGFSSLNVMKEFDFDLIKIDMTFLRTFDDKSHIIIPAIINISKKLGKKTLAEGVETNEHVDALREWGCDMMQGYLYHKPVPPDDEYIHIFGQKPETAETDHDRKFYGEVSYANVLDSSIFSKIVRPDGTKMRTSRAVAIVELKDDMFKLMYTNEAFRYTISQVDIDSVELAQKYLNDNRRQYYHKMRELFHSLSHDNDVVAQDFILCGELFVIRAKFIARDTEEGNDRMMGIITLENISRSPYLKEQKMVDYALRDIVKIFERIDLWHIDENYAEVVYNSANFFVEAGKPALDYGMEMFIQKEVYPKDSARYRQFMNYKTILDRIHSSGMGFVSENFRFRDKNDRDKFIWKTFIMVDASTTDERRVYACIRPSDSPARMNGYQSFLENKGDTLS
- a CDS encoding GDSL-type esterase/lipase family protein is translated as MVANENWENVRILGRTPVTDTGLELIWSGSGVEFIFRGLELGIEITGGDSVYQPWISLIMDGAWIMHMPVQEGTNKVIMLKGLDPSTSHNIRIIKETQAMPDDPDSFVILNSLLYDGEVLKTPDYKYRIEFVGDSITSGEGLIGAHDAMDWISPYFSTINHYGVKTAHNLNAEYRLISQSGWGVSCGWDNNIYSTLPLVYESDRCQRGVSDHDFNSWKADAVVINLGTNDEGAFRSPEYTDPETLAVYKKTLNDDGSYRDSDIDVIKKSVISFLKTLRKDNPDAQLVWVYGMIGYGLGQYLEEAVNEYVDETGDTKASYLALPDTEGEGFGSRQHPGAISHAKSAEIISAYLKEKI
- the ispE gene encoding 4-(cytidine 5'-diphospho)-2-C-methyl-D-erythritol kinase, which produces MITRKAYAKINLGLDVTGRREDGYHIVRMIMQNVDIYDTLTFEKNDLGKIRLTANKDTIPTDEHNLIYKVCALLMEKYDIKEGVDVHLEKRIPVAAGMAGGSTDGAAAFYGMKELFDLPITKEEMCEMAVKLGADIPYCIMGGTMLSEGIGEVLTALPDMPDCYILVGKPDINVSTGWVYTELDSKEIEFHPDIDGMCDAIGSGDLGGVCQRLSNVLEPVTKSKYDIIGKIEALMEDGGAVRSIMTGSGPTVFGIFDDEAKLKQAYDKVKESGYCPELFMSKPVNPKY
- a CDS encoding ATP-binding protein, with product MNVRIDPFTLTPGVAGKPYIDCGIADEIITNFKSSESSKYVYKITGLRGSGKSVEYGKVLQALEKDKNWLVYPLAAEGSGVTALISYLSQEDFINEQKTETSVKTNATAEGGIPIISGKGSIEITKTYAENNNFYDKEAVLASMIAKANKKNLNVLVMIDDISRTDSTVELLSILGTMFNRGKRVYLVVSGLSKNIEEFFTTSRNNPSNQAISKSLSFFRRGDTREVKPLDKFDIANNYEKYLGVDAAEAKKLYDMTLGYAYAYQVLGSLYFNKKETETLEDLIPDYERTLFKSYNLDWPELTDKEQEFIRSFYKGKTGKAKDTKANMSNPDTYNMYRDRLIEKHFFSANQRGYLEARLPRFDRFIEIWCND